In Stanieria sp. NIES-3757, the DNA window ACAATTTTTTCAATTAACTCATTATCAACTGGTAAAGAATTCAACGCATCCCGATACTTTCCTTTAAACTCGCGTCTTGCCTCTACCGAAGGAAAAGCATCAAATTGATGGAAATTAGTGCCTTGATCTATTGGTAAACTCAGGGCAGAACGGACAATATTTTTCAACGCTTGTCCACCAGAAAGATCTCCCATATAGCGCACATAGGAATGAGCAACTAATAATGCAGGTTTACTATTAGATATTTCTTTAATGCGTTCAACATAGACCTTACCTGCTTCTGAAGGGACAATTTCTGCTTGCCAATTATCCCCATAATAAAAAGCTAAATCTTTTTCTAAATTCTCTGTGCGATTGAGTTCGGGAAAATAAAGTAAACCGACTACGGGATGATCCTGGTGACGGGACAATTCCGCTTCTAAGGTGCTGTAAACAAAATAGAGGTTGGCAAGTAATTTACGGAAGGGTTCTCTTTCCACAATTCCTTTAAGAAAACATTTCATGTAGGCAGTATTTTCTGCCATAGTATGAGAATGTTTGGTTCCTTCCCGGAGTTGACTAGCTAGATCGCTACACATAATCTCTTCGCCGTATCGATGCTTAGTATTTCTGTTATATAACTATATATCAATACAGCTAAGCAGAATTTTGACGTTGTAAAACTTAACGTTCAGAATTAATTGACTGGATTGTTTTTGATTGGCTTCTTCTTCGTCTCTTTGCTGTTTGAGTTGTCGTAAAGTTTCTTGACTACAACCAAAGATCAATCCTAGACTTGAGCCGATCGCCAGATACTTACGATCTAAACCACGATAAATCTCAGCCGTATAGAACCCATTTGACATCTTCCAAGTATGGACTTAAAGTTCTCGAAAGTATCAAAATTCATTGACCATGAAGTATTCCAGTAGCCTTAGCGATGAAGAATGGGAAATTCTAGAACCCCTGTTAGTTAAGATATTGCCGACTAAGAAGCAAACCCGACCTGCCAATTGGACAAGGCGAGAAATCCTTGACGGAATACTCTATCAACTCAAAAATGGTTGTAATTGGGCAGACTTGCCCAAAGATTTACCTCCCTACTCAACTGTCTATTGGCACTACAAGCAGTGGCGAAAGGTAGGGGTGTTTGAAAAGCTCATGAATGCCTTACATGAACAAGTACGTCAGCAGGTTAAAAAAAACCTAAGTGGACAACATTAATAATCATTGACTCTCAAGCCGTGAAAAATACCTGTAATGCCAGTGTCGCTTCCAAAGGCTTTTGTTTTTACAAAGCCACGAATGGGATTAAAAGACATCTGGCAATTGATACACTGGGATTTCCTTTCTTTACCCACTGCACACCAGCAAATGTCTCGGATGATGCAGGATTGATTGAGATGCTGACGCTAAATATTGACTATTTCCAGTCAAAACCCGTTAACCTTCCGAAGCTCACTATTTTGCTAGACCACGGATATCATCCCGAACATTTGACTGAGCAATTGGAGCAAGTTTATCCCGAGATCATGACGAAAATCAAGTTTGAACTGTCCACCAAACCCTCGAAACAAGAGAAGGCAGCGCAAGGGAAATCTGGATTTGTTCCTGCTGTTGCTCGCTGGGTGATTGAACGCTCAAACGCTTGGATGGAGCGTTGTAAAAGTTTGGTTAAAAACTTTGAGCGCGAGATACGCGGAGGTTTCCTCCGCTTGTAGAATCGCGCTGTTGAGCGAACTTTATCTCATGCGACTGCCAAGATCGATCTCTGCTTCGTCAGATTAATGCTTAAGCGGCTTTCAGTCTCTTCGTGAGATCTCAAATGGGTTCTATAAGGACTTGGCTCACGGGGTGACAATCGAGTGGAATGCAATGATGCAGAGTCGGAAGAGTAAGAAGATGGTAAAAAAGGGGGTTGAAGTTATTAACAATACTCCCTAATCAAACAATGTTGCCAGAATTTTATCACAAATGTATTTCGCAATTATCCCTCTTTTATGACTATAGGGTGATAAAATAATTGAAAATAAAAACCCAATGAAAAATGGTGACACCACGAAGAGAAGCATCATCAACAGTGAGTTTTATCGATCACTATTGTCAAGCCTACCAAGAGCTATTCTCTGATGTGAGAAATTATGAAGCATTCAAATTAATACATTTAGGAATGCTATCAGAAATACCTAGAAAGTCGCTACCAAAGATAGCAAGAGCGGTAGGATTAAAAGATAGTCAAGGATTAAATTATTTTCTATCTGAAGCTCATTGGAATGTAGAAAAAATACGAGAAATTAGATTATGGTTGACTAAATTATTGATTGGAGAAAGAAAAATAACTCTTTGTATTGATGAAACAGGAGATGTCAAGAAAGGAAAAACAACTGATTATGTAGCCAGACAGTATATTGGTAATTTAGGAAAGACAAAAAATGGAATTGTGTCGGTTAATGCTTATGCAGTAGTAGAGGGAATAACATACCCTTTACTTTTTAAAATATTTAAGCCGAACAAATGCCTCAAAGCAGAAGATACATATAAAACCAAACCACAACTAGCTGTAGAAATAATCAAGGAATTACAAAAATGGAACTTTAACATCAAGTTAATATTAGCTGATAGTTTGTATGGAGAAAGTGGAGATGTAATTACAGTTTTGGAGCAATTGAATCTGGAGTATATTGTGGCAATTCGCTCTAACCATAAGGTTTGGATGTTCGGCGATGAGAAAAAAAAATATAATCGATGGCAAGCTTATCAACAAAAATTATCTCGAAAGAAGAGCGAAACTAGATACATTAGAGAAATTATTTTTGGCACAAGAAAACATATTCGTTTCTATCAAATAAGTAAACAAGACGACAAAAACCCTGAACCAAAAGATACTTGGTTTATTATGACGAATAAAAAAGGCAAAATTGCCACCACAATTGCTTCAGAATATAGTTTGAGAAACTGGATTGAATATGCGTTTAAACAAGTCAAAAATGAACTTGGTTGGGCAGATTTTCGAGTTACAGATTATCACGGTATAGAACGCTGGTGGGAATTAATTATGAGTACTTATTTTTTAGTAAGTCTTCAAGCTAATTATTTTCAATTAGAGACGATTGTTCCCGATGCCAATTCTCAAGTCTCTACTCTTAAATCAGTTTCTTCTTTTCCTTTCTCTAATCATCAGGCGTGGGATTCTGGTGCTGGTTGGAAAAGTTCTTTAAATAACTTGCGCTTAATTATTCAACCATTAATCTTTTTCTCTCTTATTCAACCTTGGCTATCCGTATTTCCTAATCAACATCTTCAACTTGGTTTTTCTAAGTTAATCAACATTATGAATCGCTTTCGTGGTTCTCCTTTTCCTCAAAGTCAATTTTTAGAGTATTCGTTCTCTGTTGCTTGCTAATTCAATATTTTTCCCCATAGTCATAAAAGAGGGATAATGCCAAAAAATTTTAATGGAAATAAAGCTGGTACACCATTTGTCATACTGAGCGAAGCAAAGTGAAGAATGACAGATTAAAGCGTAACTTAGTATGACTTACTTCTCTATTTCTTCTCAATTTATTTGCTAATTTTGAGCGCGGACTTGTTTGGCATACCGTTTAAATATCTAAGTAATCAATAAGATAAAATTTATTAACAAGTTTTCACAAAAATTGATAGACCCAGGAGACTCTTAATGCTACGACTCGAACACATCAGTAAGATATATTCTACAGGAGAAGTTCTCAAAGATGTCACTTGGGAAGTTAAACCAGGAGAAAGAGTAGGTTTGGTTGGGGTAAATGGCGCAGGAAAATCTACTCAACTAAAAATTATTACTGGAGAGGTTGAACCAACTGCGGGTGAAGTGATCCGCCCTGCTAGCTTGAGAATAGCTTATCTGACTCAGGAGTTTGAAGTTGAACCTACTCGTACAGTCAAAGAAGAATTTTGGACAGTGTTTACTGAGGCAAATGAGGTACAACATGCTTTAAATCAATTACACCATGAAATGGAAACTGCCGAGCCAGAAGAATTAAATAAATTAATTCATAAATTAGATAAGCTACAGCGCAAATTTGAAGCTTTAGATGCCTATACTTTAGAATCACAAATTGAAAAAATTCTTCCAGAAATGGGATTTAATAGCGAAGATGGAGAAAGGCTTGTAAGTTCTTTTAGTGGTGGCTGGCAAATGCGGATCAGCTTAGGAAAAATTTTACTACAAGAACCTGATGTATTATTACTAGACGAGCCGACTAACCATTTAGATTTGGAAACAATTGAATGGCTAGAAAATTATCTCCAAGGTATCAATACTCCAATGGTAATTGTATCCCATGATAGAGAATTTTTGGATCGTCTTTGTACCAAAATTGTCGAAACTGAACGAGGAATTTCTACAACTTACCTTGGTAACTATTCAGCTTATTTACAACAGAAATTAGAATTAAAAGAAGCTCAAGCTGCAACTTACGAAAGACAACAAAAAGAAATTGCTAAACAACAAGAATTCATTGAGCGTTTTCGTGCTAGTGCCACCCGTAGTACCCAAGCTAAAAGTAGAGAAAAGCAATTAGAAAAAATAGATTTAGTTGCTGCACCAATTTCCGATTTAAAAACTCTTAAATTCCGTTTTCCTGCTTCTCCTCGTAGCGGTAGAGAAGTAGTAATTATCGAAGACTTAACTCATAGTTACAATGATAATATTTTATTTTTAGGTGCAGAATTAACGATTGAAAGAGGCGATCACATTGCAATTTTAGGCCCTAATGGTGCTGGTAAATCTACCTTACTACGCATGATAATGGGCATGGAACAACCAGAAGAAGGAACAATTTCTTTGGGGAAACATAACGTCATTCCTGGTTATTTTGAACAAAATCAAGCCGAAGCTTTAGACTTAGAAAAAACTGTCATGGATACAATTCATGATGAAGTTCCTGACTGGAAAAATGAAGAAGTTCGTACTTTACTTGGTAAATTTTTATTTAGTGGTGATACAGTTTTTAAACAAGTAAAGACTTTGAGTGGAGGAGAAAAAGCTCGTTTAGCTTTAGCAAAAATGCTCCTTCAACCTGCTAATTTATTAATCTTGGATGAGCCTACTAATCATCTTGATATTCCTGCTAAAGAAATGCTAGAAGAAGCATTACAAAATTATGACGGGACGGCAATTATTGTTTCTCATGACCGCTATTTTATTTCTCAAGTAGCTAATAAAATTGTAGAAATTCGAGAAGGCGAATTATTGGTTTATTCAGGAGACTATCATTATTATTTAAATAAAATTGCCGAAGAAAAAGAAAAAGAAAGACAAAGAATCGAAGCTGAAAAGAAAGCTGCGAAACAAGCAGAAAAAAGAGCCAAGCAAGCCGAGAAAGAAAAACAAAAGAAAAATAAATCTAAAGCAACAGCAAGGTAAATCAAAAGTCAAAAATTAAAAGTCAAAAGCAAGAAATAACAGTACTTCAAAAAATTAATTTTTTGTTCATGTATCTAGCTATTTTTGAGAATTGGTATATTTTGACTTTTATTTAACCAACAGTTTTTTATACTGTGGCTAATTTAAGTAATAAATTATGGAATTAGAAAAACAATTACAAACCTTAATTAAAGATGCTGCTGAATTTGGTATTGCTCCGATAGTATTACAACATGCAGTTGCACCAGTTTTAAAATTATTGGCTCAACAATTAACTAATTTAGAGTATTTTGTTTTACAAAATTTATCCCAAGATTGGGTAGTAATAACGATTAATAATCCTCAGCAAAATAATCAAGAAAAACGAGTAATTTATGCTTTTACTACTGTTAAAGACGCTGCAACTTTTCAAGGTAGCAACGATCCTGATATTTTAGCTGTTCCGATACCCGTAACTCATCTTTTATTTGAGTTATTTTCTGTTCAACAAATAGATAGTATGATTTTTTTTGATACTCCTGGTAATTTAAATCAAGGAGTAGAAATTCAACGTGATCGCCTTGAGGCTTTGATTTTTCAACAACTTCAACAACTTCAACAAATCCCACCCGATCTTGCTTAACTATAATTTAATGACTTTTAAGAGACTGATTTTTTAAAAATTAATGAAAAAAAATATTTTTTACTGTAAAGAAGTGCAAAAAAAATAACTGGTCTAATTAATATTTATATCAAATTTAAATTGAGCGGTTTGCGCTTGAGTAAATCTAACTATAATGAAATTCAATCTTCAATAGTCGACTCAAATAAGCTTAACCACTTACTCAGTCTATGCTCAAAGCTCATTCACATAGCGATCGCTTTTATGACAAAGGTACTTATCCTTGTCCAGTATGTCGTCACGGGGAAATTTCTTCCATGTTGTTAATGGAAACGTTTGCTTGTAACTTTTGCCAGCATATTTTTACCACTAATTTTGATAAGCAGCTATTAAAAATGGCAGATAGTCAGCTTCCTTTGAGTTGGTATTGGAATGGTAAAAATTGGAAAGGAATTCAACGGGAAGGTACAGAATTAGGTTGGGGTTATCTAGTTGCAGGCATAATTTTTGTTTTATTTCCGACAGGAATTATTGGTATAGGTGCGTATTTATTTCCACCTTTACCAGATAGTCCTCTTTCTTGGTTGCCTTTAGTTTGGCTAATTTTAACGTTTTTTTCTCACCTATTCTGTTTGGTTTGGTTAGTTATTGAATATTATCAATTTCCAATTTTTCTTTATGTCAGAGCAATTAAAAGAAGATTATTTGCTAGTGATTAAAGATGTAAACTAGGGACGTAACAGTTACGTCTCTTAAGCTTTTTTATTGCTTTCAAAAGGTAATTTACCTAATGAAAAATTGCTGTAATGATTATTGAGAAAATTGAACAAAAAAAATTGGTCAGGTGAGAACTAAATCCTTCAATTAACTCCAACCTACCAATCCTAAAATAATTGAAAGAATGTTAGCTGCGAGCTATAGGAAGAACTCTTCCTTCAACTCTTTCGCGATAAGGCTCAACTGCTTCGCTATAATCAATAGGTAAGACTGCGACTACGTTTTCATGAGGACGGGGGATAATTACCCAAGATTCTAAAGCAGCACCTTCAGTTTTCTTTACTGCTTCGATTCCAGCAGCCATCGAAGTTTTAACTTCCGAAACATCACCACGAATGTTCACGGTAAAGCGCGCACTACCAACTCTAATGTAGCCTACCAGAGTAACTCGACCAGCTTTAACCATCGCATCTGCTGCTGCTAAAACACCTGGGAAACCTTTTGTTTCGATCGATCCAACTGCCTGTTGCGCTGGCATAAAATATCTCCTTTATTAGTTATGAATAAATTAAATCAAGAGTAACATTTACAGTTATCAGGTATCAGTTAACAGTTATCAGACAATCTTATGCTTAAGAATAGAGTTGCTAATTAACTTTTGACTTACTACTGTTGAATAACTTTGAATATTATCGGTTACGAACCTTAATTTTAACTGTTCTTGGGTTTTTTGAATATAGTTGTGATTAGGAGCGAAACTCTTGAACTTTGTCCGTATAATCGAGGGGCAAGACAGCAACAACGTTATCTGGTGGGTTAGGTACTGTATAATGACTCATAACTTGACCCCCAAAAGTTTCTTCTGCTGCTTTTAATCCTGCTGCCATTGCTGGTCCAACTTCAGAAATTCCACCTCGAATAACAACGATAAAATTACCTTTTTCTGCCTTATCAAAATATACCAAAGTAACGCGACCACCTTTAACCATCGCATCTGCTGCTGCTAAGATCGAAGGAAAACCCAAAGTTTCGATCACGCCCACTGCTTCTTGTTGGGACATAGTTTTGCTCCTAAAATTTTGGTAGAAAAAGAATAATAATAATTCATTATGCTCAATGGTGAATTATAAATTTAAACTTCCCAAATTACTATATTTTGATCGAACTTGGTTCGGTATCGGCTGCAATAATGCGATCGCATCCTGATTTAGGTTTTGCCCATTGATAGCGATATTCGGAAGGATCTCCCCAACATAAACCCAAATAAACTTCGGTAAGCGAAGCATCAATTTCTGCCCATTCTGCTTGTCTTACTATTTTGTTGGCATATTCAGGACTAATTTGCTGATGAATACTGTTGTAATTGTTAGCAGAAGCTTCTTGATGATTGATTTGTTCATTTTTCGCTAAATTTAAGTGATTATTTCTTCCTGGTGTATTAGCTAGCCAAAAATTCATTCCTACTGTAACTTCATCCCAAAAAGCGAGAATTGATTCTTTGGCACACATCAAAATTTCTTTATCTCCTTCTACGGGAATGAGTTGATTGTAGATTTCAGGATAGTTAATTTTTTTGCCCTTAAAAGTACAATTACGCCAGATAATTCCCGAAACTTGATGTTGTTGCTGATATTCGTGGACTTGTCGCCGAAAATCTTGATAAGCAAAGACTTTACTCACTCGATCCATATTGAGAAATTTAGCTACAACTGGATTATTAATTCTCTCTTCCGATGACAAGACAATGCGTTCACCTTTCCAGTTGGCTTTTAATTCGCGATCAAGTATTTCGATTAATTCTTGGGTTGTGTATGTCATCAATCCAGCGCGATCGAGTTTTTTTGTCTATCACTTATCTGAATTGTAGCTCTACTAATGATTTGAGAATTTTAATTTAGTCTATATTCTTTAAGATGCTTGAGTGAACCAGTAATTTATTTAAAAATTCTGTTTGTTTCTCGATTTGATTTAAGTTCTCCACGACGCATTCTTAACTGGATATCTTCTAATAATTTGCGATTAACAGCTAATAAATCTGCTATCAAGCCAAAAATCCATAATTGCACCCCAATTAAGATTAAAATCGCTGCCAGAATTAAACTAGGAACGCGAGACTTAGTAGGATCGTTACCCACAATTCCCCAAAATAAGATTAACCAGCGAAGACATAAAAGAAAACCTAAACTAAAGGGTACACTCCCCAACATCATAAAGAATTGAAGAGGACGATAAGTCATAAAAATACGAACTATCGTAATAATCGATCGCTGAACGTAAGCAGGGATACTTTTGACTAATCTTGATGGACGCAAATAACTATTCGTTCTAATCGAAACATAGGTAATCGCAATACCTTTTTGTCCTGCTTGAATAATAGTTTCTAAAGTATAGGTATATTCATTAAAGACATTTAATCTTAAAGCTGCTTCACGACTAATAGCACGAAAACCACTAGGCGCGTCGGGAATATCGGTTTTACTTGCTAGACGAACCACCCAACTACCAAATTGTTGTAAGAATTTTTTGAGAGGAGAAAAATCTTTAATTTCTGTAATTGGTCTTGCACCAATCACTATTTCTGCCCGACCATCTAAAATA includes these proteins:
- a CDS encoding Heme oxygenase; this translates as MCSDLASQLREGTKHSHTMAENTAYMKCFLKGIVEREPFRKLLANLYFVYSTLEAELSRHQDHPVVGLLYFPELNRTENLEKDLAFYYGDNWQAEIVPSEAGKVYVERIKEISNSKPALLVAHSYVRYMGDLSGGQALKNIVRSALSLPIDQGTNFHQFDAFPSVEARREFKGKYRDALNSLPVDNELIEKIVAEANDAFALNRDVMHSLEPEVKAAIGEHVFDLITRQDIPGATERAPGHGSVELIATE
- a CDS encoding putative transposase, with product MKYSSSLSDEEWEILEPLLVKILPTKKQTRPANWTRREILDGILYQLKNGCNWADLPKDLPPYSTVYWHYKQWRKVGVFEKLMNALHEQVRQQVKKNLSGQH
- a CDS encoding IS4 family transposase — encoded protein: MKNTCNASVASKGFCFYKATNGIKRHLAIDTLGFPFFTHCTPANVSDDAGLIEMLTLNIDYFQSKPVNLPKLTILLDHGYHPEHLTEQLEQVYPEIMTKIKFELSTKPSKQEKAAQGKSGFVPAVARWVIERSNAWMERCKSLVKNFEREIRGGFLRL
- a CDS encoding putative transposase, whose amino-acid sequence is MVTPRREASSTVSFIDHYCQAYQELFSDVRNYEAFKLIHLGMLSEIPRKSLPKIARAVGLKDSQGLNYFLSEAHWNVEKIREIRLWLTKLLIGERKITLCIDETGDVKKGKTTDYVARQYIGNLGKTKNGIVSVNAYAVVEGITYPLLFKIFKPNKCLKAEDTYKTKPQLAVEIIKELQKWNFNIKLILADSLYGESGDVITVLEQLNLEYIVAIRSNHKVWMFGDEKKKYNRWQAYQQKLSRKKSETRYIREIIFGTRKHIRFYQISKQDDKNPEPKDTWFIMTNKKGKIATTIASEYSLRNWIEYAFKQVKNELGWADFRVTDYHGIERWWELIMSTYFLVSLQANYFQLETIVPDANSQVSTLKSVSSFPFSNHQAWDSGAGWKSSLNNLRLIIQPLIFFSLIQPWLSVFPNQHLQLGFSKLINIMNRFRGSPFPQSQFLEYSFSVAC
- a CDS encoding ABC transporter related, coding for MLRLEHISKIYSTGEVLKDVTWEVKPGERVGLVGVNGAGKSTQLKIITGEVEPTAGEVIRPASLRIAYLTQEFEVEPTRTVKEEFWTVFTEANEVQHALNQLHHEMETAEPEELNKLIHKLDKLQRKFEALDAYTLESQIEKILPEMGFNSEDGERLVSSFSGGWQMRISLGKILLQEPDVLLLDEPTNHLDLETIEWLENYLQGINTPMVIVSHDREFLDRLCTKIVETERGISTTYLGNYSAYLQQKLELKEAQAATYERQQKEIAKQQEFIERFRASATRSTQAKSREKQLEKIDLVAAPISDLKTLKFRFPASPRSGREVVIIEDLTHSYNDNILFLGAELTIERGDHIAILGPNGAGKSTLLRMIMGMEQPEEGTISLGKHNVIPGYFEQNQAEALDLEKTVMDTIHDEVPDWKNEEVRTLLGKFLFSGDTVFKQVKTLSGGEKARLALAKMLLQPANLLILDEPTNHLDIPAKEMLEEALQNYDGTAIIVSHDRYFISQVANKIVEIREGELLVYSGDYHYYLNKIAEEKEKERQRIEAEKKAAKQAEKRAKQAEKEKQKKNKSKATAR
- the ccmK3 gene encoding carbon dioxide concentrating mechanism protein CcmK; translated protein: MPAQQAVGSIETKGFPGVLAAADAMVKAGRVTLVGYIRVGSARFTVNIRGDVSEVKTSMAAGIEAVKKTEGAALESWVIIPRPHENVVAVLPIDYSEAVEPYRERVEGRVLPIARS
- the ccmK_1 gene encoding carbon dioxide concentrating mechanism protein, coding for MSQQEAVGVIETLGFPSILAAADAMVKGGRVTLVYFDKAEKGNFIVVIRGGISEVGPAMAAGLKAAEETFGGQVMSHYTVPNPPDNVVAVLPLDYTDKVQEFRS
- a CDS encoding glycosyl transferase family 2, with the protein product MTKLIIQIPCYNEEATLGLTLSQLPRHLPGIDKVEWLIINDGSRDRTIEVAQACGVDHIVDFQHNQGLAKVFMAGLEACLQAGADLIVNTDADNQYCAEDIPKLIQPILDGRAEIVIGARPITEIKDFSPLKKFLQQFGSWVVRLASKTDIPDAPSGFRAISREAALRLNVFNEYTYTLETIIQAGQKGIAITYVSIRTNSYLRPSRLVKSIPAYVQRSIITIVRIFMTYRPLQFFMMLGSVPFSLGFLLCLRWLILFWGIVGNDPTKSRVPSLILAAILILIGVQLWIFGLIADLLAVNRKLLEDIQLRMRRGELKSNRETNRIFK